The Oncorhynchus mykiss isolate Arlee chromosome 30, USDA_OmykA_1.1, whole genome shotgun sequence genome includes a window with the following:
- the LOC110521410 gene encoding pseudouridylate synthase 7 homolog has translation MADAEPMLVPSPGGEKRACPALEDEVAHSTKRPRVQKDENNKGGHSHKPAQDEAEEPEGEETEPLEEEDGEGAGLGSGEAFAEMMKHGLTELDVGILKFVSEHKGFSGILKERYSDFVVHEVNKEGKTVQLDDLSVPEEAEEASVAEQPGSEVFTEEQKHQLEQLQLFKKKEGNVSIEMADDTKEKRTLVHKAVKTLYPGLETKTEEQEGKKFIVAYHAAGQKALAAPRKHSWPKSRGAFCHFVLYKENKDTMEAINVLSKFLRMRPNVFSYMGTKDKRAITVQEIAVLKVTAERLSHLNKCLNNFKLGNFCYKKHPLKLGELRGNHFTVVIRNITGTDDQVQQAMTSLRETGFINYYGMQRFGTTAVPTHQVGKAILQDNWNEVIDLILKPRPGAEKGYLVKCREEWAQSQDPEAALKKLPVKRCVEGQLLRGLSMYGKKNIITAFAMIPRNNRLMYIHSYQSFMWNTMVSRRIEAFGLKAVEGDLVLRGGTAFVLSAAEAETHSIQDVVMPLPGFDVIYPTHHVGKGYREKLSTDNLDIDNMRHRVRDYSLAGAYRRILIKPSDVSWEVINYDDPRISLVHTDVEKLEDQPPPVFNKEGKYRALRMEFSLPPSTYATMAIREVLKMDTSIKNQTQLNTIWLN, from the exons ATGGCGGATGCAGAGCCCATGCTGGTCCCTTCCCCTGGGGGGGAGAAAAGGGCCTGCCCTGCCTTGGAGGATGAGGTGGCCCACAGCACCAAGAGACCCAGAGTCCAGAAGGATGAGAACAACAAAGGAGGACACTCTCACAAGCCAGCCCAGGATGAGGCAGAAGagccagagggggaggagacagagccactggaagaggaggatggagaagggGCTGGGTTAGGTTCTGGAGAGGCTTTTGCAGAGATGATGAAGCATGGGCTCACAGAGCTGGATGTGGGGATTCTGAAATTTGTCAGTGAACACAAGGGCTTCTCTGGGATCCTCAAGGAGAG GTACTCTGACTTTGTCGTACATGAGGTCAACAAAGAAGGGAAGACAGTGCAGTTGGATGATCTCTCGGTCCCTGAGGAGGCTGAG GAAGCCAGTGTGGCAGAGCAGCCAGGGTCTGAGGTTTTCACAGAGGAGCAGAAACACCAACTTGAGCAGCTGCAGCTCTTCAAGAAAAAAGAGGGCAACGTGTCCATAGAG ATGGCGGATGACACCAAAGAGAAACGGACCCTGGTCCACAAAGCTGTCAAGACCCTGTACCCTGGACTGGAGACCAAgacagaggagcaggagggaAAGAAGTTCATCGTAGCCTACCACGCAGCCGGGCAGAAAGCACTCGCAG CCCCCAGGAAACACTCCTGGCCTAAGAGCCGTGGGGCCTTCTGCCACTTTGTCCTTTACAAAGAGAACAAGGACACCATGGAGGCCATCAACGTGCTGTCCAAGTTCCTCAG GATGAGGCCTAATGTGTTCTCTTACATGGGGACCAAGGACAAGAGAGCCATCACTGTGCAGGAGATTGCAGTTCTCAA GGTCACAGCAGAAAGACTATCTCACCTTAACAAGTGCCTCAATAACTTCAAGCTGGGAAACTTCTGCTACAAGAAACACCCTCTGAAACTGGGGGAACTACGGGGAAATCATTTTACTGTGGTCATCAG GAACATCACCGGGACAGATGACCAGGTCCAGCAGGCCATGACCTCCCTCAGAGAGACAGGCTTTATCAACTACTACGGCATGCAGCGCTTTGGCACCACTGCCGTGCCCACACACCAGGTTGGCAA AGCCATCCTGCAAGACAACTGGAATGAAGTGATAGATCTGATCCTGAAGCCTCGCCCTGGAG CGGAGAAAGGTTACCTAGTGAAGTGTCGTGAGGAGTGGGCCCAGTCCCAGGACCCAGAGGCAGCGCTTAAGAAGCTACCTGTGAAACGCTGTGtggagggacagctgctccgagGCCTCTCCATGTACGGCAAGAAGAACATCATCACTGCATTTGCCATG ATCCCTCGTAACAACCGGCTGATGTACATCCACAGCTACCAGAGCTTTATGTGGAACACCATGGTCAGCAGACGCATTGAGGCCTTCGGGCTGAAGGCTGTGGAGGGAGACCTCGTACTCAGAGGAG GCACTGCGTTTGTGCTGTCTGCAGCCGAGGCAGAGACCCACTCTATTCAGGACGTGGTGATGCCCCTACCAGGGTTTGATGTCATCTACCCCACTCACCACG TGGGGAAGGGCTACAGGGAGAAGCTGAGTACAGATAACCTGGACATTGACAACATGAGACACAGGGTGAGGGACTACTCTCTGGCCGGGGCCTACCGACGCATCCTCATCAAACCCAGTGACGTCAGCTG GGAGGTGATTAACTATGATGACCCTCGTATCTCTCTGGTTCACACTGATGTGGAGAAACTAGAGGACCAACCTCCTCCGGTCTTCAACAAAG AGGGGAAGTACAGGGCTTTGAGGATGGagttctctctgcctccctccaccTATGCCACCATGGCCATCAGAGAGGTGCTCAAGATGGACACCAGCATCAAGAACCAGACCCAGCTCAACACCATCTGGCTCAACTAA